From the genome of Agromyces intestinalis:
GACCTGTTGGCTGCGGTCTGGTCTCGCGTATCCCGAGCTCATCACCGAGCTGATCGAGGTCGGGTTCGCGCGCGAGGCGCGCTGAGCGGCGGGGCGCGCTGAGCGGTCGGGCGCGCTGAGCGGTCGAGCACGCCACGCACGACCGCGCTGCGGCGGCGTCGCGGCGTCGCGAACGGGCTCAGCCGTCGACGGCGTCGGTGACGTCGTCGGGCGACGTGCAGCCGCCATCGGCCGGCACGGCCGACACTGCGGTCGAGAGGTCGGCGATGACCGTCGTGCCCGACACCTGCTCGGAGTCGACGATCACCTCGACGCCGGGCGTGCGCCCGTAGGTCGTGAACCGGTAGTTCGGGGCGTCAGCCGGATCGATGATCCAGTCGACGCCGTCGAACGAGACGCACTCGAGGTCGGTGGGGCCGGGGGCGGCGACGCCGCAGCGCAGCAGCACCGCGGCGGGGTCGCCCCACGCCCCGGTGCCCTGGGCGTCGGTCTCGCGCTGGTCGAGCCCGGCGACGGCGTCGGGCAGGCGCACGACCACGTCGGCGCACGCGACATCCGCAGCGCCGTCGGCCGCCTCGAGCGAGACGGCGCGGCTGCAGCCCGAGAGCAGGGCCGTGCCCGCCGAAGCGACGAGCAGGATCGCGGCCGTGCGCGCGACGCGCGAGGAACGGGACGTGAGCTGGCGGGGCATCCCGATCAGGCTAGCGTGGAACGCATGGAGACGGCTGGGCGCGACGAGCGCGACGATCGCGACCCACGGCTCGAGACCATCGCCTCGCTCGGCGAGTCGGCCGTGCTGGCGCGTGTGCTGCCGCGGCTCGTCTCGGGCGACGCGGCGCTGCTCGGTCCCGGCGACGATGCGGCGGTGCTCGCCGCGGCCGACGGGCGCTACGTCGTGACGACCGACCTCATGGTGCACGGTCCCGACTTCCGGCTCGCGTGGTCGAGCCCGCACGACCTCGGCTGGAAGGCCGCGGCCACGAACCTGACCGATGTCGCCGCGATGGGCGCGCGGCCGACCGCACTGGTGGTCGCGATCGCCGCGCCGCCGTCGACGCCGGTCGTGGTGCTCGAGGGCATCGCCGACGGCCTGCGCGACGGGCTCGAGCGGCTCGCGCCCGGTGCGGGGGTCGTCGGCGGCGACCTGTCGGCCTCGACGGTGCTCACCATCGCGGTCACCGCGTTCGGCGACCTCGAGGGTCGCGCGCCGGTGCTGCGCTCGGGCGCACGTCCCGGCGATACGGTCGCGCACGCGGGCGATCGAGGGCTCGCCGCGCGCGGCCTGAGGTTGCTCTTCGATCGGGCGACGGATGCCTCGGGCGAGCCCGATCCCGTCGCGGCCGCACACGTGCGGGCGGAGCATCCGATCGAGGTCGCCGCCCAGCTCGCGCCCGCGCCACCGGTGGCGGCCGGCGTCGCCGCCGCGCTCGCCGGCGCGACCGCGATGCTCGACGTGTCCGACGGGCTCGCGCGCGATGCGTTGCGCATCGCCCAGGCCAGCGGTGTCGCGATCGACTTCGTCGGCGCATCCCTGGGTGGCGATCCGCGCCTCGCGCTCGCGGGTGCCGAAGACCACGGCCTGCTCGCGGCGTTTCCGCCGGGCGTCGCACTGCCCGAGCCGTTCACGGTCGTCGGCCGGGTGGTCGCGGGGGAGCCCGCGGTGCTGCTCGACGGTGTCGACGTCGCCGCGATCGGTTGGGATCCGTACGCCGGATGGGACGGCCGGGCGGGCTGAGCCGCGCGGTCGGCGCGCGGCGCGCCGTCGTGCACCGCTGCGCAGCGTCAGGAGGCGTCGGTCGTGTCGGCGACGTCGTGAATCGCGTCGGCCCACCACAGCGTGGTCTCGCCGTAGTCACGGCGCCTGGCGGGTTCGAGGCCGGTCGGCCAGGTCGGCTCGGGCGAGCGCGAGCTGCGCTCGACCACGACCACCGCATCGGGCGCGAGCCGAGGAACGAGCAGCACGAGGTCGCGCGCCAGCTCGGGCTCGCCGAGGTCGTACGGCGGATCGAGGAACACCAGGTCTGCCGTGACCTCCGACTGCTCGAGGTGCGCCGCGACCGGGCGCGCGTCGACGCGGATCGTCGGTGTTCCGCTGCGCGGGGCCGCCCGCCGCACCGCGTCGGCGTTGGCCCGGCAGACATCGGCGGCCTGCTTCGCCCGCTCGACGAGCACCACCTCGGCCGCGCCGCGACTGGCAGCCTCGAGGCCGAGCGCGCCTGACCCGGCGTACAGGTCGAGCACCCGAGCGCCGTCGACGAGGTCGCGCGACTCGAGCGCGGAGAAGATCGCCTCGCGCACGCGGTCGCTCGTCGGTCGGGTGCCCGAGCGCGGCACGCGGAGTGCGAGCGAGCCGGCGAAGCCTGAGATGATCCGGGTCATGCTCCCGGCAGCATAGTCCTCGGCGGGCCTGACATGATGGAAGCGTGGATGACACGACCGAGCAGGTGCACGCCGACCCGGCCCGTCACCGGGGGTACGAACAACGCGCGATCGACCGACTGTGGGATTTCGCCGATCCGATCGCCAGCGAGGCGCGGTTCCGCGCCGCCGCGGCCGACGAGTCGACCTCGCCGCACCTGCGTGCGGTGATGGCGACCCAGGTCGCGCGGGCGCTCGGCATCCAGCGGCGTACCGCCGAGGCGCTCGAGGCGCTCGACCGGATCGATACGACCGAGGCGGGCGGTGACCCCGCCGAGACGGCCGAGCTCGACAGCCGCGTCGAACTCGAACGCGGGCGGCTGCTCGCCGATGCGGGCCGCATCGATGAGGCCCTGGCCGCCCTCACCCGTGCGGTGCGGGGCGCCGTGCATGCCGGCTCGACCTTCCTCGCCCTCGACGCCGTGCACATGCTCGCCCTGCACGACGCCGGGCACGAGCAGGAGTGGGCCGAGCAGGGGCTCGAGCTGCTCGCCGCCGAGCGCGACCCGCGCGTGCTGCGTTGGGGCGTGGCCCTGCACAACAACCTCGGCTGGACGTTGCACGACGGCGGCGATGCCGAGGCTGGCCTCGCCCAGTTCGAGCTCGCGGTGGCCGCTGCCGACCGCTTCGGCAGTCTCGAGCAGCAGCAGGTCGCCCGTTGGTCGGTCGGGCGGGCGCTGCGCTCCCTCGGGCGCATCGAAGAGGCGCTCGCCGTGCAGCGCGAGCTCGTGCTCGTGCGCCCCGACGACCCGTGGGTGCGCGTCGAGCTCGACGCCCTGGCGCAGGTCGACGACGCGGCGCAGGCTACGGCTTCCGGTGCAGCCTCCGCCGCACCCTCGGGCGAGGCATCCGGTGGAGCATCCCGCGTGACGGAGGCCGGGCCTACCATCGAGGCATGACCGCCGAGGCCCCGACCCCCGTCGGCGCGCTCACCCTCGACACGCGTCTGACGGGCGTGCTGGGCGGCCGCACCGCGCAGTCGTTCGAGCGCGCGTTCGGGTATCGCACCGTGGGCGACCTGCTCGCCCACTACCCGCGCCGATACGCGATGCGCGGCGAGCTGACCGCGCTCGAGTCCCTGCCGCTCGACGAGAACGTCACGATCGTCGCCGAGGTGCTCGAGGTCACCGAGCGGTCGATGCGACAGCGCAAGGGCTCGATCGTCGAGGCGAAGATCTCCGACGGCACCGGCATCCTCACCCTCACCTTCTTCAACCAGAAGTGGCGCGCGAACGAGCTGCGGCCCGGCCGGCAGGGCGTGTTCGCCGGCAAGGTCGGCGCGTACAAGGGGGTTCGCCAGCTTGCGCACCCCGACTACGAGCTCTTCGACGAAATCGTCGATGCCGCCTCGCCCGAGGCCAAACGGTGGGCCGAGGCGCCGATTCCGATCTATCCCGCGACCTCGACGATCGCGAGTTGGCAGGTGCAGAAGACGATCGCCCTCGTGCTCGAGGGACTCGGGCCGATCGACGATCCGATCCCCTCCGACGTGCGGTCGGCGAGGTCGCTGCTCGCGCACCGCGACGCGCTGGCGCGCATCCATCGGCCCGACCGTGAGGCCGACTGGAAGGCGGCAAGGCGCACGCTGCGGTTCACCGAGGCATTCGTGCTGCAGACCGCCCTGCTGCAGCGGCGCGCCGAGCTGCGCACGCGCGAGACCACGGCGCGTCGGCCCGCTGAGCGCGGGTTCCTGGCGCGATTCGACGCGGCGCTGCCGTTCCCGCTGACCGGCGATCAGACCGCGGTCGGCGACGAGATCGCCCACGACCTCGCCGAGCCGGTGCCGATGAACCGGCTCGTGCAGGGCGAGGTCGGCTCCGGCAAGACGCTCGTCGCGCTGCGCGCGATGCTGGCGGTCGCCGACTCGGGCGGGCAGTCGGCGCTGCTCGCTCCCACCGAGGTGCTCGCCGCGCAGCACCTGCGGTCGATCGCGAAGGTGCTCGGCCCCGATCTAGCCGCCGAGCTCGTGCCGACGCTCATCACGGGCCAACTCCCGGCTGCCGAGCGCCGGCGCGCGCTGCTTCGGGCCGCCGCAGGCCAGTCGCGCATCGTCGTCGGCACCCACGCCCTCATCGGCGACCGGGTGTCGTTCGCCGACCTCGGGCTGGTCGTCGTCGACGAGCAGCACCGGTTCGGGGTCGACCAGCGCGAGGCGCTGCGGCTGAAGGGCGAGCATCCGCCGCACGTGCTCGTGCTCACGGCCACCCCGATCCCGCGCACCGTCGCGATGACCGTGTTCGGCGACCTCGACGTGTCGACCATCCGCGAACTGCCGGCGGGGCGCGCCGGCATCGAGAGCCACGTCGTGCCGCTCGCCCTGAAGCCGGGCTGGCGCTCGCGCGTGTGGGAGCGGCTCGCCGAGGAGGTGGGGCTCGGCCGGCAGGGGTTCGTGGTGTGCCCGGCGATCGACCCGGCGCACGCCGAGCAGGGCGACGAGCTCGCTCCCGAGGGCGCAGGGGGGCCGGCCGGGTCGGGTGGGCCGGCCGGGTCGGGTGGGCCGGCCGGGTCGGCGGATGCTCCTGCCGACGCCGTGCCCGAGGCATCCGTGTCGACCGTGCTCGCCGAACTGCGCGCCCACCCGCGCTTCGCGCACCTGCGGGTCGAGCCGCTGCATGGGCGCATGGCCGCCGATGAGAAGGACGCGCTCATGCGGGCCTTCGCCGCCGGCGAGATCGACGTGCTCGTAGCGACCACCGTCATCGAGGTCGGCGTCGATGTGCCGAACGCGAGCGCCATGGTCGTGCTCGACGCCGACCGGTTCGGAGTCTCGCAGCTGCACCAGCTGCGCGGCCGGGTCGGCCGGGGCTCGGTACCCGGGCTGTGCCTGCTCGTCACCCGGGCGACGCCCGGATCCGTGGCGCTGCAGCGGGTCGAGGCGGTCGCGGCGACCCTCGACGGCTTCGAGCTCGCCCGGGTCGACCTCGAGCTGCGCCAGGAGGGCGACGTGCTCGGCTCGAGCCAGTCGGGCGGTCGCAGTTCGCTGAAGCTGTTGCGCGTCGTGCGCGACGGCGACCTCATCGCCGACGCCCGCGACCTGGCGCGCGAGGTCGTCGACGCCGACCCGGCGCTCGCTGAACACGCCGCGCTCGCCGCCGCCGTGCGCCGCCGCCTCGACGACGAGACCGGTGGATTCCTGAACAAGGGCTGAGAGTTCGAGGCACCCCTCCCGACGCGCGGTTCGGGCATTACAGTTGGACGCATGCAGCGGATCGCCGTCGTTCCCGGCTCGTTCGACCCAGTGACCCTGGGCCACCTCGACGTGATCGAGCGTGCCGCCTCGCTGTACGACGAACTGCACGTCGTCGTCGTGCACAACCCCGACAAGAACGCTCTGCTGCCCATTGCGCAGCGGGTCGCGCTCATCGAGCAGGCGATCTCCGACGCCGGCATCCCGGGGCGCATCGTCGTCGCATCCTGGAGCATGGGCCTGCTCGTCGACTACTGCAGCGATGTCGGCGCCTCGGTGCTGGTGAAGGGCATCCGGTCGCAGGTCGACGTCGCCTACGAGACGCCGATGGCGATCGTGAACCGGCATCTCGCCGGCGTCGAGACGGTCTTCCTGTTGCCCGATCCGGCGCACGCGCTGGTCTCGAGCTCGCTCGTGCGGCAGGTCGCCTCGCTCGGCGGCGACGTCTCGCCCTACGTGCCCGACGCGGTCGTCGAGTACCTGGCCGGAGCGAGGCTGCCGTGAGCGACGTGGGCCCGTCCGCCGGGGGAGTCGCCGAGGTCGACGAACGGCCTGTGATGCCGATCGACGACGTCGGCGCGCGCGCCGCCCGCGTCGTGCTCAACGTCGAGGCTGTGATCAGCGGCAAGCGCGAGGCGATCACCGCGGCGCTCACCGTCATGCTCGCTGAGGGGCACCTGCTCATCGAGGACGTGCCCGGCGTGGGCAAGACGATGCTCGCCAAGGCGCTCGCCCGATCGGTCGACTGCACGGTGAGCCGCATCCAGTTCACGCCCGACCTGCTGCCGAGCGACGTCACGGG
Proteins encoded in this window:
- a CDS encoding DUF3515 family protein; protein product: MPRQLTSRSSRVARTAAILLVASAGTALLSGCSRAVSLEAADGAADVACADVVVRLPDAVAGLDQRETDAQGTGAWGDPAAVLLRCGVAAPGPTDLECVSFDGVDWIIDPADAPNYRFTTYGRTPGVEVIVDSEQVSGTTVIADLSTAVSAVPADGGCTSPDDVTDAVDG
- the thiL gene encoding thiamine-phosphate kinase, giving the protein METAGRDERDDRDPRLETIASLGESAVLARVLPRLVSGDAALLGPGDDAAVLAAADGRYVVTTDLMVHGPDFRLAWSSPHDLGWKAAATNLTDVAAMGARPTALVVAIAAPPSTPVVVLEGIADGLRDGLERLAPGAGVVGGDLSASTVLTIAVTAFGDLEGRAPVLRSGARPGDTVAHAGDRGLAARGLRLLFDRATDASGEPDPVAAAHVRAEHPIEVAAQLAPAPPVAAGVAAALAGATAMLDVSDGLARDALRIAQASGVAIDFVGASLGGDPRLALAGAEDHGLLAAFPPGVALPEPFTVVGRVVAGEPAVLLDGVDVAAIGWDPYAGWDGRAG
- the rsmD gene encoding 16S rRNA (guanine(966)-N(2))-methyltransferase RsmD, yielding MTRIISGFAGSLALRVPRSGTRPTSDRVREAIFSALESRDLVDGARVLDLYAGSGALGLEAASRGAAEVVLVERAKQAADVCRANADAVRRAAPRSGTPTIRVDARPVAAHLEQSEVTADLVFLDPPYDLGEPELARDLVLLVPRLAPDAVVVVERSSRSPEPTWPTGLEPARRRDYGETTLWWADAIHDVADTTDAS
- a CDS encoding ATP-dependent DNA helicase RecG, which gives rise to MTAEAPTPVGALTLDTRLTGVLGGRTAQSFERAFGYRTVGDLLAHYPRRYAMRGELTALESLPLDENVTIVAEVLEVTERSMRQRKGSIVEAKISDGTGILTLTFFNQKWRANELRPGRQGVFAGKVGAYKGVRQLAHPDYELFDEIVDAASPEAKRWAEAPIPIYPATSTIASWQVQKTIALVLEGLGPIDDPIPSDVRSARSLLAHRDALARIHRPDREADWKAARRTLRFTEAFVLQTALLQRRAELRTRETTARRPAERGFLARFDAALPFPLTGDQTAVGDEIAHDLAEPVPMNRLVQGEVGSGKTLVALRAMLAVADSGGQSALLAPTEVLAAQHLRSIAKVLGPDLAAELVPTLITGQLPAAERRRALLRAAAGQSRIVVGTHALIGDRVSFADLGLVVVDEQHRFGVDQREALRLKGEHPPHVLVLTATPIPRTVAMTVFGDLDVSTIRELPAGRAGIESHVVPLALKPGWRSRVWERLAEEVGLGRQGFVVCPAIDPAHAEQGDELAPEGAGGPAGSGGPAGSGGPAGSADAPADAVPEASVSTVLAELRAHPRFAHLRVEPLHGRMAADEKDALMRAFAAGEIDVLVATTVIEVGVDVPNASAMVVLDADRFGVSQLHQLRGRVGRGSVPGLCLLVTRATPGSVALQRVEAVAATLDGFELARVDLELRQEGDVLGSSQSGGRSSLKLLRVVRDGDLIADARDLAREVVDADPALAEHAALAAAVRRRLDDETGGFLNKG
- the coaD gene encoding pantetheine-phosphate adenylyltransferase, giving the protein MQRIAVVPGSFDPVTLGHLDVIERAASLYDELHVVVVHNPDKNALLPIAQRVALIEQAISDAGIPGRIVVASWSMGLLVDYCSDVGASVLVKGIRSQVDVAYETPMAIVNRHLAGVETVFLLPDPAHALVSSSLVRQVASLGGDVSPYVPDAVVEYLAGARLP